The following are encoded together in the Brassica napus cultivar Da-Ae chromosome A9, Da-Ae, whole genome shotgun sequence genome:
- the LOC125577895 gene encoding stem-specific protein TSJT1-like: MLAVFEKTVANSPDALQSPHSDSPSYALKEGYLASQFVSKNSNSVTLNLGSSGVLAYSLDNTDHLVHRLFAVVDDIFCIFRGHIENLPFLRQQYGLSKVTNEAIMVIEAYRTLRDRGPYPVDKVVRDFHGNFAFILFDGTNKTVFAAADADGTVPFFWGTDAEGHLVLSDDSAIVKKGCSKSYSPFPKGCFFTSSGGLRSFEHPKNQLKPVPRVDSSGEVCGATFQVDAEVKREGTGMPRVESSQNWAGHI; this comes from the exons atgttGGCTGTGTTCGAGAAGACCGTGGCGAACAGCCCCGATGCACTGCAGAGTCCTCACTCCGATTCGCCTTCGTACGCCTTGAAAGAAGGATATCTGGCGAGTCAATTCGTTTCCAAAAACTCGAACTCCGTCACGCTCAACCTCGGATCGTCGGGAGTGCTCGCTTACTCTCTCGATAACACCGATCATCTTGTTCACAG ATTGTTTGCGGTTGTGGATGACATCTTCTGCATCTTCCGAGGACACATTGAGAACCTCCCGTTTCTGAGGCAGCAGTATGGGCTGAGCAAAGTCACGAACGAGGCCATCATGGTCATTGAGGCTTACAGGACTCTACGTGACCGTGGCCCTTACCCCGTCGACAAAGTTGTCAGAGATTTCCACGGCAACTTTGCCTTTATCCTCTTTGATGGCACCAACAAGACCGTCTTTGCTGCTGCT GATGCTGATGGTACTGTGCCCTTCTTCTGGGGAACTGATGCTGAAGGTCACCTTGTTCTCTCTGATGACTCAGCCATTGTGAAGAAAGGTTGCTCCAAATCTTACAGTCCTTTCCCTAAAG GTTGCTTCTTTACATCATCGGGAGGATTGAGGAGCTTTGAGCACCCCAAGAACCAGCTGAAGCCAGTGCCGAGGGTGGATAGCTCAGGAGAGGTGTGTGGTGCCACCTTCCAGGTTGATGCTGAGGTTAAGAGAGAGGGTACCGGGATGCCTAGAGTCGAGAGCTCCCAAAACTGGGCCGGTCATATCT
- the LOC125577896 gene encoding acireductone dioxygenase 4 yields the protein MALEAWLMDDSNEDPRLPHHPNPKELLTMDYLAELGVLYWKLNPENYENDSELRKIRDERGYDYMDMLDLCPEKVSNYEEKLKNFFTEHIHKDEEIRYCLAGSGYFDVRDKDDRWIRIWMKPGDLIVLPAGIYHRFTLDTSNYIKLMRLFVGEPVWTPYNRPQEEHPVRKEYTKSLTHKFGESIQAH from the exons ATGGCTCTCGAG GCATGGTTAATGGATGATAGCAATGAAGATCCGAGACTTCCTCATCATCCTAACCCCAAAGAACTCCTCACTATGGACTACTTGGcag AACTAGGAGTATTGTACTGGAAGTTGAACCCTGAGAACTACGAGAATGATTCCGAGCTACGCAAGATTAGAGATGAAAGGGGTTACGATTACATG GATATGCTTGATCTGTGTCCCGAGAAAGTCAGCAACTACGAGGAGAAGCTGAAGAACTTTTTCACAGAACACATTCACAAGGACGAAGAGATTCGTTACTGCCTAGCGGGAAGTGGCTACTTTGATGTTAGGGACAAGGATGACCGTTGGATCCGAATCTGGATGAAACCGGGCGATCTCATTGTCCTTCCTGCCGGAATCTACCACCGGTTCACGCTCGACACCAGCAACTACATCAAG CTAATGAGGCTGTTTGTGGGAGAACCGGTTTGGACACCATATAACCGGCCGCAGGAAGAACACCCGGTTAGGAAGGAGTATACAAAGAGCTTAACCCACAAGTTTGGAGAAAGCATTCAAGCTCATTAA